In the genome of Brachypodium distachyon strain Bd21 chromosome 3, Brachypodium_distachyon_v3.0, whole genome shotgun sequence, the window gtcatcacataaatatccatattatccaaagtactatctaaaacacttgccaatgttacacatcacctatttCACACCTAGCCGCGCCACTGTTAGTCTGTTACAAAGCAAGACAGGGTTCCTGCGACCTGATGACAAGAACAGAGTAGGGCAGCACAGAGCGGTACGAAGGTTTAAGGAGCGAGCCGGCGCCAGCGCCACTTTCTCCTTCTCGGCGCGTAGATGCATGGTCTTATTTCATTACGCGTTAAACCAGAGAATTGACAGGTATAACTAGGGCGATAAACACCAAGTCCAGATAATTTACACGACAGATGTAGAAAACACGAAAAATACAGAAATCGTCCTGTAAATGCATGATGCCACGCCACATTTGATTCAGGTCATCAGGTGACGTCTCTTATTTCGGATCCTCCACGGGCAAAATAACGCTTTAATAAGCTAGCtagttgccgccgccgccgctgacaaGAGCGTCCTTGTAAGACccttccggcggcggcgggacggcTGCAGCCCTCGGCTCGTGGCGCGGCGCCCACATGTCGTCTGCGTTgcctgctgcctgctgctgctgctgcttcctcctccggccttcctcCAGGATGAGCGGCACCTTCCCTTCCCTCTCTCTGCTCAGCCGCtcctgcgcgccgccgcgcagcTTCTCCAGGCCCCGGCCGTCCATCTGCTGCACCTTGATCACCTTGAGCAGGTTCAGGAGCCCTCCGGCCAGGAACAGCAGGCTCCCGGACAGGCAGAACCATGGCCAGCTCCTTCCCTGCATccagaacagaacagagcTTTACATATAAATGCAGAAAGAATCGGGTGAGGCTCCGCCATACACACTTTCTCGAATTGATAAATTACCAGTAGATCAGTGGAGCCAGGAGAGGAGCGGCTGTGGACGTCGTGCCGGTTGacgacgccgccgacgaggaagAGCGTGCTCCCCAGCAGCAGAGGGATCTGCACGCTCTTCTGGAGGATCTGGACGTGTCCGTTTGCCCGCTCGTAGATTTGGCACATGTTGTGTATCGACCCGAGGCACCACAGCGCTGGCCCCGCGATGAGCAGGTTCAGCCCGTGCTTCTCCAGGCTGCCCTGGTACCCTCTCTCCATCTGCGATACATGTTCATTCCACTAACTTAGACAGTAGTAAAACACAACATGTACTCCGTCTCTAATGTCTAATCTAGATCAGTTCGTAAAGTGTGCTGCTACTACTAATTATACTAAACTGACCTGAATCTCGAAGAAGACTAGCGCGACCAGGGtgagcgcggcgccggcgagctgcacggcgggggcggcgagcTCGACGAGCGCGAACTGGGTGTCGAGCCCGGCGAGGCCGAGGTTGTAGTCGACGCCGGCCACGTGCGCCAGGAGGTCGTGCGCGTTCACGCCCAGCACGCCCAGCAGCCCGACCACGGCCAACGCGAGGCCGGACTTCCTGGACAACGCCCACGGCCAGAGCTGCGCCAGGAAGCCGCACACGAGGAGGAAAGCCGCGAAGACGTACACCCCGGCGTTGATGTGCTCCCAACGCCGGTTGGCCTGCTGCGTctggcctccgccggcgccgaggctGTACGCCCGGCACTCCCGGGCCGTGGCCAGCTTCACCATGGCTCTACAGCAGCAGCCTCTAGCTAACAAAGTTTCCTGCGGTGGATAGACACGTACGCTGCGTCGCTGCGCGATCTGGACTTCTGGAGTGACGATGGTGGGAAGGTGTTTATGTGTAGGATGAAGCCAAGGGGCCATGGCGGATACGTGGCGGCGTGCATGCTGCGCCGCGTAAGGCACCCGCGAGTCGGGCTCTGATTCGTCGTGGGGTGATTGGGTGAGTAAACTAGCTTTGAGACTGCTTCTGGACTGCACCAGACGGCTGCCACTTCTCGCGTGAGTCAAACCACGTGGGTGTTGCGCGCCGCGGAGTAGTGTACGGTTTTAGTCGATACGTTGCATCCTTGAAATTTCCAATGTCGTTTATTCAATTGTCGTAACATCGAAGGTTGCCACACAATATATTTATACAGCATCGATATAGCGTTGGTCTCTTAatttttgttcttccaaaCATTACAATATTTCAGTCGTACTCATGTAGCAAAATATTACACAGTATATAAACATTTATGGTGTCAACCGGGATTTTTGTCTCACTTAATTGACCTTTTGGCATCTTTTAGAGATAATTTGCCACAGATCTGAATCTTATAAGTACAATGTTTGACCAAATGAACAAATTCACGATCTGTGCATTATTTCTTGCACATTAGGCATCAAGGGCAGAAGTTAAGAAGAAAAGGACCAACTTATggaagaggaaaaagaaaaaaaaaagtcagaaTGCAAAATAGCCAGAGGAATTGGGATTAAATCCCTAGCTCCTCTCACGTACAGGGCGAGCCAGGCattctccttccccttcctccaaCCTGCTGCTCCACTTCCAGCCCCGTGCCCCGACCTGCTGCTGCCCCTCCTCCACTCCGAATATGACAACCCGCACTTTGGGAAGTGTACCCACTGCTATTTTACACTCGATCACTCACAACACCTATGTTCGTTAC includes:
- the LOC100837489 gene encoding uncharacterized protein LOC100837489 is translated as MAPWLHPTHKHLPTIVTPEVQIAQRRSVRVYPPQETLLARGCCCRAMVKLATARECRAYSLGAGGGQTQQANRRWEHINAGVYVFAAFLLVCGFLAQLWPWALSRKSGLALAVVGLLGVLGVNAHDLLAHVAGVDYNLGLAGLDTQFALVELAAPAVQLAGAALTLVALVFFEIQMERGYQGSLEKHGLNLLIAGPALWCLGSIHNMCQIYERANGHVQILQKSVQIPLLLGSTLFLVGGVVNRHDVHSRSSPGSTDLLGRSWPWFCLSGSLLFLAGGLLNLLKVIKVQQMDGRGLEKLRGGAQERLSREREGKVPLILEEGRRRKQQQQQAAGNADDMWAPRHEPRAAAVPPPPEGSYKDALVSGGGGN